From the Lepus europaeus isolate LE1 chromosome 12, mLepTim1.pri, whole genome shotgun sequence genome, one window contains:
- the LOC133771931 gene encoding LOW QUALITY PROTEIN: nucleolar protein 58-like (The sequence of the model RefSeq protein was modified relative to this genomic sequence to represent the inferred CDS: substituted 1 base at 1 genomic stop codon), whose amino-acid sequence MLVLFETSVGYAIFKVLNEKKLQEVDSLWKEFETPEKANKRVKLKHFEKFQDTAEALAAFTALMEGKINKQLKKVLKKIVKEAHEPLAVADAKLGGVIKEKLNLSCIHSPVVNELMRGIRSQMDGLIPGVEPREMAAMCLGLAHSLSRSRLKFSADKVDTMIVQAISLLDDLDKELNNYIMRCREXYGWHFPELGKIISDNLTYFKCLQKVGDRKNYASATLSELLPEEVEAEVKAAAEISMGTEVSEEDICNILHLCTQVIEISEYRTQLYEYLQNRMMAIAPNVTVMVGELVGTRLIAHASSLLNLAKHAASTVQILGAEKALFRALKSRRDTPKYGLIYHASLVGQTSPKHKGKISRMLAAKTVLAIRYDAFGEDSSSAMGVENRAKLEARLRSLEDRGIRKISGTGKALAKAEKYEHKSEVKTYDPSGDSTLPTCSKKRKIEQVDNADEITEKKAKKAKIKIKVEEEEEEEEDKVLVVEEETPVKKKKKKDKKKHIKEEPVSEEEPCTSTAVPSPEKKKKKKKKKDNDN is encoded by the exons ATGTTGGTGCTGTTTGAAACATCGGTCGGCTACGCCATCTTTAAGGTTCTAAATGAGAAGAAACTTCAGGAGGTTGACAGTTTATGGAAAGAATTTGAAACTCcagagaaagcaaacaaa AGAGTAAAGCTAAAACATTTTGAGAAATTTCAGGATACAGCTGAAGCATTAGCAGCATTCACAGCTCTGATGGAGGGCAAAATCAATAAGCAGCTGAAGAAAGTTCTgaagaaaatagtaaaagaagCTCACGAACCTCTGGCTGTAGCTGATGCTAAACTAGGAGGGGTCATAAAGGAAAAGTTGAATCTCAGCTGTATTCACAGCCCTGTTGTTAATGAGCTTATGAGAGGAATCCGCTCACAGATGGATGGATTAATCCCTGGGGTAGAGCCACGTGAAATGGCAGCTATGTGTCTTGGATTGGCCCACAGCCTATCTCGATCTAGACTGAAATTTAGTGCTGATAAAGTGGACACAATGATTGTTCAGGCTATTTCCTTGTTAGATGACTTGGATAAAGAACTGAACAACTACATTATGCGATGTAGAGAGTGATATGGCTGGCACTTCCCTGAACtaggaaaaattatttcagataACTTGACATACTTCAAGTGTCTACAGAAAGTTGGCGACAGGAAGAACTATGCCTCTGCCACACTCTCCGAACTACTGCCAGAAGAAGTTGAAGCAGAAGTGAAAGCAGCTGCAGAAATATCTATGGGAACAGAAGTTTCAGAAGAAGATATTTGCAACATTCTGCATCTTTGCACCCAGGTGATTGAAATCTCTGAATATAGAACCCAGCTCTATGAATATCTACAGAATCGCATGATGGCCATTGCACCTAACGTTACAGTCATGGTCGGGGAATTAGTTGGAACACGGCTTATTGCTCATGCAAGTTCTCTTTTGAATTTAGCCAAGCATGCAGCTTCTACAGTTCAGATTCTTGGAGCAGAAAAGGCACTCTTCAGAGCCCTCAAGTCAAGACGGGATACCCCGAAGTACGGTCTCATTTATCATGCCTCTCTTGTGGGTCAGACAAGTCCTAAACACAAAGGGAAGATTTCTCGAATGCTGGCAGCCAAAACTGTTTTGGCTATACGTTATGATGCTTTTGGTGAGGACTCCAGTTCTGCGATGGGAGTTGAAAATAGAGCCAAGCTAGAGGCCAGGTTGAGATCTCTGGAAGATAGAGGGATAAGAAAAATAAGTGGAACAGGGAAGGCATTagcaaaagcagaaaaatatgaaCACAAAAGTGAAGTGAAGACTTATGATCCTTCTGGTGATTCTACACTTCCAACCTGTTCTAAAAAGCGCAAAATAGAACAAGTAGATAATGCGGATGAAATTactgaaaagaaagcaaaaaaagccaagattaaaattaaagttgaagaagaggaggaggaggaggaagacaaagTATTAGTGGTAGAAGAGGAAACACctgtgaagaagaagaagaaaaaggataaaaagaaGCACATTAAGGAAGAACCCGTTTCTGAGGAAGAGCCATGCACCAGCACCGCAGTTCCTAGtccagagaaaaagaagaaaaagaaaaaaaagaaagataatgacAACTAA